Genomic window (Eublepharis macularius isolate TG4126 chromosome 6, MPM_Emac_v1.0, whole genome shotgun sequence):
ACGCACATAGAAAGATCTCTCACCATGTTTCAGTAAGTCTTAAAAGGTCTGAACTCTAATTCAGTCTTCATCAGGCTGGTGGGGATATTTTTTGGTTAATTTATAGAGTCACGTTTTGTAAATATACGGACAGTACCCATAAGTGTGTAGAAAACCACCTTATCTGGGACTGACACTGCTGCTTTCATGAAATTCTTTACTATTTGAGTGATTCACTTAGAACACTGTAGCTGGTTTTCTCAGACATTTAAAGCAACTTTAATATTACACTGTAACACAAATTAAATGTGCATCCCCAGCAAACAGATCTTTTCCATTCCTTTTACTTGGAACAGTTGTGCCTATGAAATCATACTGTTGTAGGTAACCTACAACTGTCTATCACTAACTAGCTGACAGAGGCTTGTTAAGGTCTCGGGCAGAAATATCTCCTAGTTCTGTTACATCAGACCTTTTAACTGGACATGTCGGAGATGAACTGAAGACTTTTGGCATATATTCTGGTACTCGGGTATGGCCTTTCGAGTCATGATGAAAGTCTGACTGGCTGGAAAGTTATTACAATTTAAGGGTCACATATATACAGAAATTATAACATGTGATGCTCCTCTAAAAAGTAACCATAACTGAAACTTCAAAGTATATTCTGTATGGCATCTTATAAGTTAATGATTTTGTAATTTATATGAAGATCTTTCAAGGTGtacaagcattttttaaaaaaactacagtaAATTTTGTACATTGAAGAAAAGAAATGCATCCAGAATTCCTTTTGAAGGTATCATACAGGGATTAATTTGTGAAAGAAAACTTGAGAAATgtaacacttaaaaaaaatcaacccatTAAATGTTGTACTGTTACcagcaaaattattttaaaaacaagttaCCATCAGTTGTCAAATCAGTAATTTTGTCTCCATACATCCAGTGTCTGAAAGATAAAGAATACATTAATCAGGCATGATACTGTATTCCAGAAACATTTCTCAAACTTCAAACTGAGACGCATGAATACTGACTTCAACCCTCTAGTGGCTAAAATCAGATCCCCTTTGTTGAGTGCAATTCTAGGTTCTTCAGTACATGGAGTGGTGAAGAAGGTCCTCAGGCCTTTTGTGAGAGGGCAGCAGGCACCACTGTAGTCTTCTATTGCTTGGTACCGCACCTGCCAATGTTGAGAGATCATCGTCAACAAGTACAGTCTGATGCTACTTGATGACCACAAACTGCCTGCCTGCTAAAATGAAACGTAATACATTTATTTGTGATCTTCCTGACTCAATGAATATAATTGAGGAAATAACATTAGCTGCATATGGATACTGCAGTCCTTTGTGCCTCTCTGATACAAAAAGCCATCTGGAGTTGTTTGTTGGGATTGAGGAGGGTGTGTGCCTATAAAAAAAAGCAGACTTCTCtcataaagaaataaaagaagaagGCAGCAGATTAGAACAGAGAACTCTCTGAGGTTTCAATTCTTGCATCTATTTTTTATCTTTTACCACTCTTTGGGGATATACAACCATTGCATGGTTGGGCTTATTATATATGTGCATTTGGGAAAATAAACTGAACATTAAAGCCATCCTGTGACAATGAGATGGATAGTATGATCTTTTCTCTGGGGGACAGAAAGCAAGGGAGCATAACATACTCCCAGTTACACCCTGCAAAAACTTACCAGTAGAAAACCAAGGCCTTGTAATTATAACAGGAGTCTATGCCTTTAGTCAAACTCAAAATGACACAGTAAAGTCCCTTCAAAAGGGCATTTTAAATTAAAAGTatcacaataataaaaaaaaaacagtgcagtCCTTCTAATGGCTGACacttctaagagccaaactagacatggcaGCATCCTCCTAGCTGCCACAAGGACATATGACCATTTtagttattttaaaatgctgcaagggcccaatcctgatGGAGAGGTAACAAGAGCCTTTCAATGTACCACACATAGGACCATTTAAAATCACTTTTAAATGGTGATACCATTCTTCTAGCAGCCACAAGGATGCTGTCATGTTTAGTGTGCCCCCAGGACTTCAGGACTGTTCTGTCAGTCTCGGTCCATTTTAGAACATCCTGAAGTGCAAACATCCCAGGTGTACTTACGCTTCTCACTCGTTTGTCAGCTTTTTGTTTCAGTTGCTCAATCTGCAAGAAATGTGCACAGAAAGGATTATAGAGCTCTTCACATGATAGCACTTTCTCAACTTTAAAGATACGTAAACTGATTTCAGTGATGACAAGTAGGTGAGTGTGGTAGTTACCGTCAAACTATATTGATGAGCACCTTCTCTCACAGGCCACTCCAAGCCATCTCCATCTGGGATTCCAGACCAAGTGAATACTTGCTTGAAGTTATTCCACTTACTTCCCAAATcataagggaaaacaaaggtctcTTTTGTTTGGTAATATTGGATACGGTCTTTGGCCTGTTAGAGAAATACTTTAGTACAGTAAATTTTGCACAGTAACAGTAAAATACTAAAGCTAGTTCTAAGTACTACTTAAACCATATAGCTGGCAGGGAGGACAAACTCTGGCTTGTGAGCCACATGGTAAATGTCAATCAATTCAAGGAAATGAACATAAATGAAATTAAAGGACCAATCTGTAATTCAAATATTGCAGTCTGAAACATTACAAGCTTCTGCATTGCATGTTTTTAGACTGAATCTAAATGCAGAAATATTAAATATGTTAGCTGTCAGTagtttctctttatttattttatttttattttatcgtatttatattccgccctccccgcaagcaggctcagggccttTAGAACAAAGGAAGCTGAAATATGCCATTTGGATTGAGAGATCTGATTTCTTATGTCCTCCAGAGTCAAAGTAGAATATGAAACACATACAGAagtataaaaaacaaacaagtggAATAAGTAGAAACTTCTTCCTCAGCGGTTGTATTTCAGTATAACAGTAACTTTGTGCTTAGTGACTTGAACAATTCTTGTATACCTCAAATCACTCACTGTACTTGTACATCCTAAAGTTTCCATTCCACTGCTTGTTTTAATAAGCCTTTTGTACTTTATATTATACTGACCTCTAGTGATGCAGTTACAGCAGATattaacacacacaacacacacacaatctttatATTTACATGTGCTAGATCAAGATAGGTGGCTGTGTTAgtttgtctatagcagtagaaaagagcaagagtccagtagcagggtggtagggtataagctttcgtgagccatagctcacttcttacAATTCTGCATCTAAAGCACACACCTCTTTTGCATATGGGGGAACTTCCATCCATGTTAATGGATTGTACAACTACATCGGGGCACATGGTTCTTTTTGTGTCTAAAGATTTCCCTTCATTTTATTAAATAAGAAAGCCCTTTCTGGTATGAGAACTAAATATACATGTGTTCCAACACTGGACATATAAAAACATTGTATTAATGATAAAATGCAGTTCGGACATACTTTTTTTGATCATGCAGAAAAGGCCCTCACTTTACATGCAAAGCTACCAAACAATGCTCAATTTATTCTATGAGGCTTGAGGGCAAACCCAATTTTGATTCTCACAGGAAAACATAAGAAGAAGTAAGACAACTTTAAAGCTCAGGAGGTGATGTGATATGATTTGAAGTCAAACTGGACAGCCATTTTCTGATAAGAAATGAATGCAAAtgtcattttttatttatgttgtttatactctgactttctcactgagactcgaggcagattacactgtgtgagtCAATATTATGAATGGCTTCAATGCAcaataacaatgcaatagggtacagATTGCAGACATTTGAATACGCTGACAAATCTGATAaggagctgaaaacaatgctgaaataaagcataagcaattaaagcatattaaatgatgcagaagctaCTCAGTGGGTACACATTAGCCCCTGTCCCTTAACCAAAACAAGCTGAACCATTTTCTTATACAGTATAGTCCTCTACTCAGAAGATGCCCCCCCTACTTTGATATAGCCAATCtagtcacctggatccatgccacagttaTGCCAAGATACACTCTACGTAGGTCTCCCTCAAACTcatcttggagactccagttggtgcagaatgccacagcacaATTATtattggaagctaagcacagcatgcatattactcccattctacagtcactccatcagCTACttatcagtaggggtgtgcaccgggaAAAAATTCGGTTTTCATTACAATGATCTGTAATACCCCGAAAGCGCTTCAggtatttaaattgcttcggtatgctccgaaaagatttggagcataccaaagtgaggggggaagctgcctgtgtgcatctgacgaagagagctgtggctcttgaaagcttatgctacaataaagtcttaaaggtgctactggactctttactatatagaTACAGATACATCCTTCTTGCCCAGGCACTCACCATCTTAAGCATACAGCAACTATGCCTATGGGAAATGCAGAATAATAGAATAACACATCTGGTACAACCGAAGAGGTATAAAGGAGAACAAAGATAATGTTGAGTTTTGCACAACAAAGCAATGAACTCTTCCAAAGAAATGGATACCACATTTGCCAAGTTTGACTTCTACTTAAAGCATCATATAAGGGGCTCAGCTCACAAGTAGTATGAAAGATTTCTACAGGCAAGTGTTTTGGCTGTGGTTATGCCATACTAATAAGAGAAGGTGGGACCTACTGTTTAGCTATCTATTTCAGTATGTAATGTTTGCATACAAGAGAAGTAAATTACAAACTAGACTAACACCTGTAATACACTTTTaaaatgtgctagaatagaaacCTACTTTTTCTTCAATCCATGATTCAATTGAAGTTTTGTTCCTTAAAATAACTTTCATCTattagagaaagaaagagagagagagacattagTTCTTTCACATATGATGTTTCTGTGTCCACTCACTGGAGAGGTTTGTGTGTcacaatttcattgggtgcaaAATATTTCAGTGGGAGGACAGAAAGTTGTGATTTATGCAGTACAGCTCCATTCCCACTGCATGGAACCCAAGGCATAGTGAGCAAACATAAAACAATTTAGCACAAACTGCACTGATGTTCATTAAATGTATCATTAAAACAAAAGGTAGCACACAGGGAAAGTGATTTGTAAAAGCTTGTCCAGTCAGTTAAATAGCCTTTTTCTGAGTTGTACACTgatagaaaagggagaaaaaagactcCGACAAATAATTCACAGGGCAACAAATCATAAAAAATTACTCTCTTCCTCTCATACCACAGATAGTACCCTAAATATGTCACAGACATAAGCCATTTTGTGAGACTCACCTGGATTGCAAACAACATACCAACGGCTATAGTTGTCCCTAAAGCCAGTCCCAAGGCAAATAAAGATGCAGCAAATGCAGACAATCCAAAAGGGATAATTGGGTGGGTATCTCTTTTGGCTGCACTCATATCAATCTTTACAGAACTCCAGCCAAAGGATACctagggaaagaaaaaaagatacagaaACTCAGAATAACAGCTAACTACAAAAACGTATCTGTAAACAAAAACCTTCTCTTAACATGACTATACTCAGCACATCTTCAAAGGCTATTTTATGATCTTATTACAACACATGCCAAAACATGCTGAGATTTGCAAGTTCTATTTTGCCTGCAGGAGATCTTTGAATGATTAAAAATGCTGCTCAATGTTTTAATCGCTGCCCAAGTCTGAATGGATGACTCACACTACACTAGGCCCTAACTGACATTCTAGACATTTGGTAGGTTCTGGGGATATACCATACTAAGAGAAAACTGCTTGTAGAGCAAGCCACTCTGCAAAAATGCATCATCTTAAGTACAAATTCTATGCTTTCTTCATATGCATTTGTTATTCTTATTTTCTATTTatgcttttatttattcattactgCATAGAACGTTTGTCTTTGTTATTTTTTGTGAGATGCTCTGTAGGCAACGAGAAATACCTAACTTCTAGTCAGAACATACACGAAGGtgccttatcctgagtcagaccattggactATTAAGGTCAGTGCTGTCTATTCTGAATGGCATAGCTCCCCAAGATCTCAGGTACCAGTCTTTCATGTGGtctgctgcctgatccttttaactagttGCTCAGAATTGAACCCGAGTCCTTCTGtaagcaaagcagaagctctgcctAATACTGAGCAGGCACTCAGGTGCAAAAAGACGTAAATGATACAAAGCAAATATCACATTCCTCCAAAAAGGTACCAACCATAGAGAGCTCATGCTAGATACTGAAACTGGATCTCACAAATGTCATCTGCTATATATTTGTCTCAGATGAAAAGCAGTAGATCTCTTATTTCCAGAAGTGGATTAACTCTCTTCTGATGTCATTTAAGGTAACCAAGAGCATTTTCTTACCCTATTATAAAGCTGAGTGTACATGGTCATGACAAAAATGAAAGCAGCATGGATACATCCTAGTGGGGCTAGCAGAAGAAAGAGAGTAAAGGAGGCATGATTCTGAAACCCACAGCAGTTGTTGATCCAAGGACAGTGATGGTCCATCTTCATCACACACCTAGAAAACAATCCAGATCAGTACTCTTGTTCAATCTCCTAAATTAGTATTTAAGGTGGGCATAAATGTAATGCGCGAGTGTGGCATGGGTATTTACTTCTAAGCTCTAAAGGGTACATCAAACATCAAAATGCTGTTTACTTAAATAGTTGTTTTGactataaatattatatatagagagaaagaaaatatacaattctaagaagagttactccagtctaa
Coding sequences:
- the ZDHHC6 gene encoding palmitoyltransferase ZDHHC6, which codes for MGMFCSVIKFENLHELKRLCHWGPIIALSVIAICSAMAMIDAVLWYWPLDSTGGSVNFIMLINWTVMILYNYFNAMFVGPGYVPIGWKPENSQDCMYLQYCKVCQSYKAPRSHHCRKCNRCVMKMDHHCPWINNCCGFQNHASFTLFLLLAPLGCIHAAFIFVMTMYTQLYNRVSFGWSSVKIDMSAAKRDTHPIIPFGLSAFAASLFALGLALGTTIAVGMLFAIQMKVILRNKTSIESWIEEKAKDRIQYYQTKETFVFPYDLGSKWNNFKQVFTWSGIPDGDGLEWPVREGAHQYSLTIEQLKQKADKRVRSVRYQAIEDYSGACCPLTKGLRTFFTTPCTEEPRIALNKGDLILATRGLKHWMYGDKITDLTTDDGKRIRGWFPRRCVEKCPYDSESDQQLEGEKKTR